In the genome of Panthera uncia isolate 11264 chromosome X, Puncia_PCG_1.0, whole genome shotgun sequence, the window AGGATGTTCTGAAAAGTAATTTCATGGATGGGGTGTCCCAGTtcattttatggttgttttgCTCGTAGGTAGGTCATACACCTAGCCATATGTTTATTCAAGATGGATGTCTTttcatgaatagacaattttccattgaagacatccagatagccaacaggcacatgaaaagatgctcaacatcacttatcatcagggaaatacaaatcaaaaccacattgagatgccacctcacaccagtcagagtggctaaaattaataactcaggaaacaacagatgttggcgaggatgcagagaaacgggaacccttgtgcactgttggtgggaatgcaaactggtgcaacagctctggaaaacagtgtggaggttcctcaaaaaattaaaaatagaactaccctacaacccagcaatagtgCTACTAgcaatttatccaaaggatacggAAGTGCTGATTCATAAGGGCACAtaaaccccaatgtttatagcagtgctttcaacaatagccaaattatggaaagagcccaaatgtccatcaactgatgaatggataaagaaattgtggtttatataNNNNNNNNNNNNNNNNNNNNNNNNNNNNNNNNNNNNNNNNNNNNNNNNNNNNNNNNNNNNNNNNNNNNNNNNNNNNNNNNNNNNNNNNNNNNNNNNNNNNNNNNNNNNNNNNNNNNNNNNNNNNNNNNNNNNNNNNNNNNNNNNNNNNNNNNNNNNNNNNNNNNNNNNNNNNNNNNNNNNNNNNNNNNNNNNNNNNNNNNNNNNNNNNNNNNNNNNNNNNNNNNNNNNNNNNNNNNNNNNNNNNNNNNNNNNNNNNNNNNNNNNNNNNNNNNNNNNNNNNNNNNNNNNNNNNNNNNNNNNNNNNNNNNNNNNNNNNNNNNNNNNNNNNNNNNNNNNNNNNNNNNNNNNNNNNNNNNNNNNNNNNNNNNNNNNNNNNNNNNNNNNNNNNNNNNNNNNNNNNNNNNNNNNNNNNNNNNNNNNNNNNNNNNNNNNNNNNNNNNNNNNNNNNNNNNNNNNNNNNNNNNNNNNNNNNNNNNNNNNNNNNNNNNNNNNNNNNNNNNNNNNNNNNNNNNNNNNNNNNNNNNNNNNNNNNNNNNNNNNNNNNNNNNNNNNNNNNNNNNNNNNNNNNNNNNNNNNNNNNNNNNNNNNNNNNNNNNNNNNNNNNNNNNNNNNNNNNNNNNNNNNNNNNNNNNNNNNNNNNNNNNNNNNNNNNNNNNNNNNNNNNNNNNNNNNNNNNNNNNNNNNNNNNNNNNNNNNNNNNNNNNNNNNNNNNNNNNNNNNNNNNNNNNNNNNNNNNNNNNNNNNNNNNNNNNNNNNNNNNNNNNNNNNNNNNNNNNNNNNNNNNNNNNNNNNNNNNNNNNNNNNNNNNNNNNNNNNNNNNNNNNNNNNNNNNNNNNNNNNNNNNNNNNNNNNNNNNNNNNNNNNNNNNNNNNNNNNNNNNNNNNNNNNNNNNNNNNNNNNNNNNNNNNNNNNNNNNNNNNNNNNNNNNNNNNNNNNNNNNNNNNNNNNNNNNNNNNNNNNNNNNNNNNNNNNNNNNNNNNNNNNNNNNNNNNNNNNNNNNNNNNNNNNNNNNNNNNNNNNNNNNNNNNNNNNNNNNNNNNNNNNNNNNNNNNNNNNNNNNNNNNNNNNNNNNNNNNNNNNNNNNNNNNNNNNNNNNNNNNNNNNNNNNNNNNNNNNNNNNNNNNNNNNNNNNNNNNNNNNNNNNNNNNNNNNNNNNNNNNNNNNNNNNNNNNNNNNNNNNNNNNNNNNNNNNNNNNNNNNNNNNNNNNNNNNNNNNNNNNNNNNNNNNNNNNNNNNNNNNNNNNNNNNNNNNNNNNNNNNNNNNNNNNNNNNNNNNNNNNNNNNNNNNNNNNNNNNNNNNNNNNNNNNNNNNNNNNNNNNNNNNNNNNNNNNNNNNNNNNNNNNNNNNNNNNNNNNNNNNNNNNNNNNNNNNNNNNNNNNNNNNNNNNNNNNNNNNNNNNNNNNNNNNNNNNNNNNNNNNNNNNNNNNNNNNNNNNNNNNNNNNNNNNNNNNNNNNNNNNNNNNNNNNNNNNNNNNNNNNNNNNNNNNNNNNNNNNNNNNNNNNNNNNNNNNNNNNNNNNNNNNNNNNNNNNNNNNNNNNNNNNNNNNNNNNNNNNNNNNNNNNNNNNNNNNNNNNNNNNNNNNNNNNNNNNNNNNNNNNNNNNNNNNNNNNNNNNNNNNNNNNNNNNNNNNNNNNNNNNNNNNNNNNNNNNNNNNNNNNNNNNNNNNNNNNNNNNNNNNNNNNNNNNNNNNNNNNNNNNNNNNNNNNNNNNNNNNNNNNNNNNNNNNNNNNNNNNNNNNNNNNNNNNNNNNNNNNNNNNNNNNNNNNNNNNNNNNNNNNNNNNNNNNNNNNNNNNNNNNNNNNNNNNNNNNNNNNNNNNNNNNNNNNNNNNNNNNNNNNNNNNNNNNNNNNNNNNNNNNNNNNNNNNNNNNNNNNNNNNNNNNNNNNNNNNNNNNNNNNNNNNNNNNNNNNNNNNNNNNNNNNNNNNNNNNNNNNNNNNNNNNNNNNNNNNNNNNNNNNNNNNNNNNNNNNNNNNNNNNNNNNNNNNNNNNNNNNNNNNNNNNNNNNNNNNNNNNNNNNNNNNNNNNNNNNNNNNNNNNNNNNNNNNNNNNNNNNNNNNNNNNNNNNNNNNNNNNNNNNNNNNNNNNNNNNNNNNNNNNNNNNNNNNNNNNNNNNNNNNNNNNNNNNNNNNNNNNNNNNNNNNNNNNNNNNNNNNNNNNNNNNNNNNNNNNNNNNNNNNNNNNNNNNNNNNNNNNNNNNNNNNNNNNNNNNNNNNNNNNNNNNNNNNNNNNNNNNNNNNNNNNNNNNNNNNNNNNNNNNNNNNNNNNNNNNNNNNNNNNNNNNNNNNNNNNNNNNNNNNNNNNNNNNNNNNNNNNNNNNNNNNNNNNNNNNNNNNNNNNNNNNNNNNNNNNNNNNNNNNNNNNNNNNNNNNNNNNNNNNNNNNNNNNNNNNNNNNNNNNNNNNNNNNNNNNNNNNNNNNNNNNNNNNNNNNNNNNNNNNNNNNNNNNNNNNNNNNNNNNNNNNNNNNNNNNNNNNNNNNNNNNNNNNNNNNNNNNNNNNNNNNNNNNNNNNNNNNNNNNNNNNNNNNNNNNNNNNNNNNNNNNNNNNNNNNNNNNNNNNNNNNNNNNNNNNNNNNNNNNNNNNNNNNNNNNNNNNNNNNNNNNNNNNNNNNNNNNNNNNNNNNNNNNNNNNNNNNNNNNNNNNNNNNNNNNNNNNNNNNNNNNNNNNNNNNNNNNNNNNNNNNNNNNNNNNNNNNNNNNNNNNNNNNNNNNNNNNNNNNNNNNNNNNNNNNNNNNNNNNNNNNNNNNNNNNNNNNNNNNNNNNNNNNNNNNNNNNNNNNNNNNNNNNNNNNNNNNNNNNNNNNNNNNNNNNNNNNNNNNNNNNNNNNNNNNNNNNNNNNNNNNNNNNNNNNNNNNNNNNNNNNNNNNNNNNNNNNNNNNNNNNNNNNNNNNNNNNNNNNNNNNNNNNNNNNNNNNNNNNNNNNNNNNNNNNNNNNNNNNNNNNNNNNNNNNNNNNNNNNNNNNNNNNNNNNNNNNNNNNNNNNNNNNNNNNNNNNNNNNNNNNNNNNNNNNNNNNNNNNNNNNNNNNNNNNNNNNNNNNNNNNNNNNNNNNNNNNNNNNNNNNNNNNNNNNNNNNNNNNNNNNNNNNNNNNNNNNNNNNNNNNNNNNNNNNNNNNNNNNNNNNNNNNNNNNNNNNNNNNNNNNNNNNNNNNNNNNNNNNNNNNNNNNNNNNNNNNNNNNNNNNNNNNNNNNNNNNNNNNNNNNNNNNNNNNNNNNNNNNNNNNNNNNNNNNNNNNNNNNNNNNNNNNNNNNNNNNNNNNNNNNNNNNNNNNNNNNNNNNNNNNNNNNNNNNNNNNNNNNNNNNNNNNNNNNNNNNNNNNNNNNNNNNNNNNNNNNNNNNNNNNNNNNNNNNNNNNNNNNNNNNNNNNNNNNNNNNNNNNNNNNNNNNNNNNNNNNNNNNNNNNNNNNNNNNNNNNNNNNNNNNNNNNNNNNNNNNNNNNNNNNNNNNNNNNNNNNNNNNNNNNNNNNNNNNNNNNNNNNNNNNNNNNNNNNNNNNNNNNNNNNNNNNNNNNNNNNNNNNNNNNNNNNNNNNNNNNNNNNNNNNNNNNNNNNNNNNNNNNNNNNNNNNNNNNNNNNNNNNNNNNNNNNNNNNNNNNNNNNNNNNNNNNNNNNNNNNNNNNNNNNNNNNNNNNNNNNNNNNNNNNNNNNNNNNNNNNNNNNNNNNNNNNNNNNNNNNNNNNNNNNNNNNNNNNNNNNNNNNNNNNNNNNNNNNNNNNNNNNNNNNNNNNNNNNNNNNNNNNNNNNNNNNNNNNNNNNNNNNNNNNNNNNNNNNNNNNNNNNNNNNNNNNNNNNNNNNNNNNNNNNNNNNNNNNNNNNNNNNNNNNNNNNNNNNNNNNNNNNNNNNNNNNNNNNNNNNNNNNNNNNNNNNNNNNNNNNNNNNNNNNNNNNNNNNNNNNNNNNNNNNNNNNNNNNNNNNNNNNNNNNNNNNNNNNNNNNNNNNNNNNNNNNNNNNNNNNNNNNNNNNNNNNNNNNNNNNNNNNNNNNNNNNNNNNNNNNNNNNNNNNNNNNNNNNNNNNNNNNNNNNNNNNNNNNNNNNNNNNNNNNNNNNNNNNNNNNNNNNNNNNNNNNNNNNNNNNNNNNNNNNNNNNNNNNNNNNNNNNNNNNNNNNNNNNNNNNNNNNNNNNNNNNNNNNNNNNNNNNNNNNNNNNNNNNNNNNNNNNNNNNNNNNNNNNNNNNNNNNNNNNNNNNNNNNNNNNNNNNNNNNNNNNNNNNNNNNNNNNNNNNNNNNNNNNNNNNNNNNNNNNNNNNNNNNNNNNNNNNNNNNNNNNNNNNNNNNNNNNNNNNNNNNNNNNNNNNNNNNNNNNNNNNNNNNNNNNNNNNNNNNNNNNNNNNNNNNNNNNNNNNNNNNNNNNNNNNNNNNNNNNNNNNNNNNNNNNNNNNNNNNNNNNNNNNNNNNNNNNNNNNNNNNNNNNNNNNNNNNNNNNNNNNNNNNNNNNNNNNNNNNNNNNNNNNNNNNNNNNNNNNNNNNNNNNNNNNNNNNNNNNNNNNNNNNNNNNNNNNNNNNNNNNNNNNNNNNNNNNNNNNNNNNNNNNNNNNNNNNNNNNNNNNNNNNNNNNNNNNNNNNNNNNNNNNNNNNNNNNNNNNNNNNNNNNNNNNNNNNNNNNNNNNNNNNNNNNNNNNNNNNNNNNNNNNNNNNNNNNNNNNNNNNNNNNNNNNNNNNNNNNNNNNNNNNNNNNNNNNNNNNNNNNNNNNNNNNNNNNNNNNNNNNNNNNNNNNNNNNNNNNNNNNNNNNNNNNNNNNNNNNNNNNNNNNNNNNNNNNNNNNNNNNNNNNNNNNNNNNNNNNNNNNNNNNNNNNNNNNNNNNNNNNNNNNNNNNNNNNNNNNNNNNNNNNNNNNNNNNNNNNNNNNNNNNNNNNNNNNNNNNNNNNNNNNNNNNNNNNNNNNNNNNNNNNNNNNNNNNNNNNNNNNNNNNNNNNNNNNNNNNNNNNNNNNNNNNNNNNNNNNNNNNNNNNNNNNNNNNNNNNNNNNNNNNNNNNNNNNNNNNNNNNNNNNNNNNNNNNACTCAAAATTGGTAGCAGTAAAAGATGGACTAGGAGGTGAGGGTGAGACAGAAGTCATAATTACAAGTGCCACTGCACAATCTGTTTTCTGTAACATGCTGGGTACTTTACCCCACTTCTGTAGTACCAGTACAAGGTACTGTGAACACCTACTGGTGAATCCTCATAACTGGAGAAGGGAGTAATGTAATGGTCAGAGTGTAATGTGAAAAGCAGCTGTTACCCAGAACCCTGAAACAGAGGGCctaaattaaatgagaatattCTTCAACAGGTCCTCTAACTCTTGTTTTCAACAAGATAGAAGATAATATGGATACTTTTTGGTGTTGGTCTGTCCACCAAGCATTCAGTTGCTACCATTATTTCCTGAATGTTTTGCCTTTGTGTCTGTCCATAGACTTCCTTTAAGGCTGCTCACTTCtataaggaaggagaggaggagactgGTTCAAATCTCTGGAGGTTGGCATGAAGGTGGGTAAATCAGGGGAACACTATAGAGTAAGATCATGGCAAGTGTCTTTGATCCAAGTGGGTATGGGAACTCCTCCATCTCTCCTGCTTGCTGCTATATTTGCAACTGCCACAGCAtcccttttccatttccttcaatAGATATTAGGAATATTGGGGTATGTGTGGATTGGTtgtgaaagggaaaaggaaacctGAGAACATGGACATTGAGATAGGAAACAACAAATTGAACTATTGTGGTAAGAGATACTTCCATCAGGGTCAGCGTGCCCTCTTATTTATCCACAGTCAAGCTCcactctttcctttatttttacttattccaAGGCTGCTTTAGGGCTTGACGACACTGGAATcaaggaaaggaggggaaaattGCACCACATCCTTGCAGGTTGGTGTGAAGTAGGTACAACTTTGGGTGGGGAAGTGGAAATCAACACTGGCCCAAGAGTGATTAGGGTAATCTGGGGCCTCCTAAGCCTCTCCCATTGCCAACACTCACCAGTTTCACACCTGTTTTATAGCAGGCAAAGTAATGTGGCAAAATCTGGGGTAAAACATGTGGGTCCAACTGTTCCACTAAGTATTCAAGGTCCAGTCTCTCCATGTGAATCTCTGCATGGAGTGATGCAATTAGAAGAGATTCAAAGCCCTGTatcattctttttccttagaTCCACCTCTAGTGGCAGCTCTGGTGGTGTTGGATTGCTGCTGACCACCACCGTCAACAGGTCTGCTTCTACTTGGGAACATCCATCATCCCGCAGCTTGCTTGTACCTATGCACTTTGTGGTATTGACTGAGGCTAGGCTTTGGAAGGAGATCGATTGATGGACTGGTGATTGACTCTAACTCTTGTTTTCAACTATATCACCTGAACTGAAGATCATAGTGTGAAGATATAAAACTGTGAGAGATCTGTGGTAGAGGCTGAGACGGGTAGGGGTACTTAACTGGGCCTCCTCTGTAACTTATACCATGACTGGGGCTGAGATTGAACAAGCTGCCCAGGAGAAGCCTGAAAAGAAGGCTGAAGAAgagattgggggtggggctgaaagaaagaataaagtccCACTGGTGGTCAGACCCAAGGTTAGAACCCAGGCACAGGTAATGCCTGGGGTAAGGCCTAAATCTGATGTCATGGTAGTAGGTGGGGCAAAGCCCAAAGCAGAAACCATGGCAGTAGGTGTGGTGCATACTAAGAATGAGGCCAAGGTAATCCCTGGGGTGAGGCCTACAGATAAAGCCCCTTCATGGACCATGACTGAATATGATGGTGAGGAGATGTTAAAGAGAGAGGTAGTGTCCCAGACCAATTCCATAGCCTGGCCACTGGTCAGTACTGAGTTTGAGTCAGTTGCTAAAACGAAGACCTTATCTATGGATAGGGAACTGATCAGTGTGGACACTGATTCCTTTCCTGTCACCAAGGTCAAGTCCCAATTAGGAATACAGCCTTTGTTTGGGTCAGAGGAAAAGTCCAATGTGGGATCCTGGTGGTGCCCCACACCTACATTCAAACAAGAGATCTCTCACAATTGTGATTTCAGATGGGTGGACAGATCTTGTTTGAATTCCTGGTTCTGGAGTGGAGAAGAGGTCAGTACAAAGTTTCATCCTAGAGACAGGGTAAAGGCCAATGCCAGATCCAGGCACAAGGCCAAAGAAGAGGCCATGTCTAGGCCCAATACCAACTGGGAGTTTTATGTGTCCAGTGCTGGCTCTGAGGATGAATCTATTAAGACATCCTGGCTCTGGGCCAGAGAAAAGGCTAATATCTGGTCCATACCCAAGGAAGAGAACAATAACAGGTCCAGGTTTAGGTCCAAGAAAGAAGTCTTTGAGTCCATTTCTGGATCTGAATGTGAGGACAATGTGAATTCCTGGTTCTGGGCTAGAGAGGAGGGCAAATGCAGGTCTAAACCCAGAGTCAGGAAAGGGGCCAATGTCAGGGCCAGGCACAGGACCAAGCAAGAAGCTtccattgattttgtatctggaTCTTTAGATGTAGTCCAAAAAGAGTCCTGGTTCTGGCCTGGAGAAAAGGCTAGTAACTTGTCAAGGCCCAAGTTCAAGAAAGAGGCCAAGGCCAGAATAATGGCAAAGGAAAAGGTCAAAACTAAGGCCAGAGCCAGGGCCAAGCCAGAAGCCAGGTCCAAAGAGGAGTTGCTCACTGGGACCTGGTTCTGGGCTGCAGAAGAATCCAGCATGGTAGGTGGGGCCAGTGTCAAGTACAGCTCTCAAGTGGAGGATGATTCAATTTTTGGCAGTTGGTTCTGGACTGAAGAAGAAGCCAGTATAGGGACTGATGCTAGCAGTAAATACAGACCAAGTACTGAGGAGGAATCTATTGGCAATTTCATCCTTGGGTCTGGGGAAAAGGCCAGTATGGAAACTGGGGCTGAGGCCACCTCCAAATCTATGCTAGaagatgataaagaaaatgtcattgcTGGTTCCTGCTTCTGGATTAGTGAAGAGACCAACGTAGAGGCTGAGGAAGAGACCATATTTGggtcttggttttgggtcagtgATGGGGCCAATATGGAAGTTGATATTAGAGCCAGCTGTGCATCCAGGCTAAGGTCTGAGGAAGAAGGGGTCATTGGTCCCTGGTTCTGGGATGGAAAAGAGGTTGATACAGAGGCTGAGTTTGGAGAAGCCAGGCCAGGAGATGAAGAGTCAATATTTGGGTCCTGGTTTTGTGCTGGAAACCAGGCCAAGATGGATTCTGGGGCTAAAGTCAGTTGTGATACcatgccaggggctgaggaggaaCCCATTATTGGGTCATGGTTCTGGAATGGAATAGAAGCTTGTGTGGGGACTGAGGTCAGCAACAAGTCTACCCTGAAGGACAAGGAGGAGGTTATTATATCATCTTGGTTTGGGACCACAGAAGAGGTCAGTATAAAGTATGGAACTGGTGCCAGATGCAAATTTATGGCAGAGGCTGAAGAGATCAATAATGAGTCTTACTTCTGGGATGAAGAAGACCCCTGCATATATACTGCCAATGGAAGCAGGTGGAAGTCTAGGCCAGAGGAGGAACAGGACACTGTTAATTCATCGTTCTGGTCCAGGAAACACACAAAGCCAGAGACCATTATAGGGCCCTGGTTATGGGCTACAGAAGAGGTCAGTATAGATGATGGGACTGGAGAAGAGACCAACCCACTGATCGAAGAGGAGACCATGATCACATCCTGGTTCTGGAAAGGAGATGAAACCATTAGAGTGGCTACAGACAAAGAAGAATCCAGGCCAGATGCTGAGGAGGAGGACATTATTGGTTCTTGGTtctgggctggggaggaggacaggCTCAAGACAGCAGCTGAAGCTAGAGAAGAGGACAGGCTGGCAGCTGAGGAGGAAGCTATTGTTGGGTCTTGGTTCTGGGCCAGGAAAGAGATAATTAGGAAAGAGGCTGGCTTTTGTAACAAATCCAGTCCAGAGGCTAAAGAGGAGGAAGCCATTGTTGGGTCCTCGTTCTGGGCTGAAAAAGAGGCCAGTATGGAGGCAGGAGCCAGTTTCGAGTCCATGCCAGTGACTGAGGAAGAGGAAATCACTGTTGGGTCCTGGTTTGGGGCTGAAAAAGACAACAGTATAGAGGTTGGGCCTCAGGCAATAGAAGAGAGCAGGTCAAGGACTGAAGAAGAAATCATTTTAGGGTCCTGGTCCTGTGCTGCAAAAGAAGTCAGTGTAGAAGCAGAAACATTCTGTGCATTCAATCCAGAGGATGATGAGATAATTGTTGAGTCCTGGTTCTGGTCTGAAGAGAAGGCTATTAATGAGACTGGAACTGTTGTAACTTGTGAGACCAGGCCAGACAATGAGGAAAAGGCAGTTTTTGGGTCCTGGTTTGGAGCTAAAGATGAGGCCAATAACAGGACTGACAATGGGaccaactgtgagaccaggaCAGTAGATGAGGAGGATGATCCCATAGTGGGATCCTGGTTCTGGGCAGGAGATGAGGCCCATTTTGAACCAAACCCTAGCCCTGTGTTGAGGGCCATTTGCAGGTCTAGGTGTTCATTTGAGCAGGAGCCTGATGCTTCACACAGGCCCCAGAGCTGGGAAGAGGTCACTGTTCAGTTCAAGCCTGGTCCATGGGGTAGGGTTGGCTTCCCATCTCCAATACCCTTTAGATTTCCAAAAGAAGCAGCATCTATGTTCTTTGAAATGTTTGGAGGAAAGCCAAAGCACATGGAACTTAACCCAGAAGGGGAAGAGCAGGAATCTTTGCTTCAGCCTGATCAGCCTGATCCTGAGTTTCCATTTCAATATGATCCATCCCACAGGTCAGTCAGGGAAATTCGGGAACATCTTAGGGCCAGAGAGAGTGCAGAACCTGAGAGTTGGTCCTGCAGCTGCATACAGTGTGAGCTTAATATTGGTTCTGAAGAGTTTGAAGAACTCCTTTTATTAATGGACAAAATCCGAGATCCTTTTATTCATGAGATATCTAAAATCGCAATGGGTATGAGAAGTGCTTCTCAATTTACCCAAGATTTCATTCGGGATTCAGGTGTTGTCTCACTTATTGAAACCTTGCTCAATTATTCCTCCTCCCGAGTTAGGACAAGTTTTTTGGAAAACATGATTCGCTTGGCTCCACCATATCCAAATCTAAACATGATTCAGACATATGTATGTCAAATGTGTGAAGAAACCCTTTCTTATAGCTTAGATTCCCCTGAGCAAATTTCTGGAATAAGGATGATTAGACACCTCACCACAACTACTGACTATCACACACTGGTTGCCAAGTATATGTCAGAATTTCTCTCCTTACTAGCCATGGGCAATAGCAGAACAAGGTTTCATGTTCTGAAAATACTACTGAATTTGTCTGAAAATCCTGTCATGACAAAAGAACTACTCAGTGATGAAGCAATGTCAGAATTTATGGGCCTTTTTAACAGGAAAGAGACAAATGACAATATTCAAGTTGTTCTAGCAATGTTTGAGAATATTGGTAACAATATCAAAAAGGAGATGGTGTTGTTCACTGATGATGATTTCAGTCTTGAGCCACTTATTTCCGCATCCCATGAAATTGAGGAGTTTGCTAGGGAactgcaaagcaaaacaaatgatcaaTATGACCCTGAAGCAGGCCAGTAAAATTAGTATAATTAATCACTTGCCTTTGTCCTAATGTTCCTGAGTTACCAATTCCTTGAATAATGTTTTGATTTACATAGTCGGTTGTGTTGTAGTGTACATCTTTATTGCTAGCACAGACTTTGCCCAACTCTGTATGAGCTGAATCATTCTTCTGATGCCAAATGAATATTAGAACTGACAGAACATTTGttgatatttgtgtttttgtctAAATTGTGACACTTAGTATTTCAGCTAGAGTGAACTGAGCCATCATAAGTAAGCCAGCTACCCTTCTGATTGTTGTTCTAGTGTGTTGATGTCTATTTGAGTCTTGTGTTTTCAATAAAGTTCTGTTTTAAAGTTGTCAGAAGTCACCCTTCTCCTTGAACTTAAAATATAGATGCAAAGATAACACAGGAACACACACAGATAATTAATCTATAAATAATATGCTCATTGAAAAAGTATATTCTGATGACATTAAATGCAAAGATTACCATGGGCTGCTACTCAGGGCATACCTCAGGAGAAAAAGAACTCAATTAAGCTGGGCTCTGGAATGTATGAAAGACTGGGTGGTGTGAATAAAAACATGGAGTTGGGAAAAGTTGTTCTATGTGAGTGAGTTACCCAGTCAGCCTGGAGTGGCTGGGAGGGGTGtattaagggagagagaggatgagatAAGTTTTGAAGAAATAAGAAGTTGAAGTTTGCATCTCAAAATATGGGTGTTTCATTGATACtgcttaaaagttaaaataattaagaaagtaCAGAAAATTAACTGAGACAGGAAAACCATTTCTTCATAGTGGTGCCCATGGAAAATGTTATGGTGGTAATACCATACAGCCTCTAAAAGTGATGAGGTATAGATTTTTCaattgaataagaaaataataaagcaaaatgctTTATTTGGTGGAATAGAAAAGACTGGTATTATACATAGAAAGTATAATTCCATC includes:
- the GPRASP1 gene encoding G-protein coupled receptor-associated sorting protein 1 translates to MTGAEIEQAAQEKPEKKAEEEIGGGAERKNKVPLVVRPKVRTQAQVMPGVRPKSDVMVVGGAKPKAETMAVGVVHTKNEAKVIPGVRPTDKAPSWTMTEYDGEEMLKREVVSQTNSIAWPLVSTEFESVAKTKTLSMDRELISVDTDSFPVTKVKSQLGIQPLFGSEEKSNVGSWWCPTPTFKQEISHNCDFRWVDRSCLNSWFWSGEEVSTKFHPRDRVKANARSRHKAKEEAMSRPNTNWEFYVSSAGSEDESIKTSWLWAREKANIWSIPKEENNNRSRFRSKKEVFESISGSECEDNVNSWFWAREEGKCRSKPRVRKGANVRARHRTKQEASIDFVSGSLDVVQKESWFWPGEKASNLSRPKFKKEAKARIMAKEKVKTKARARAKPEARSKEELLTGTWFWAAEESSMVGGASVKYSSQVEDDSIFGSWFWTEEEASIGTDASSKYRPSTEEESIGNFILGSGEKASMETGAEATSKSMLEDDKENVIAGSCFWISEETNVEAEEETIFGSWFWVSDGANMEVDIRASCASRLRSEEEGVIGPWFWDGKEVDTEAEFGEARPGDEESIFGSWFCAGNQAKMDSGAKVSCDTMPGAEEEPIIGSWFWNGIEACVGTEVSNKSTLKDKEEVIISSWFGTTEEVSIKYGTGARCKFMAEAEEINNESYFWDEEDPCIYTANGSRWKSRPEEEQDTVNSSFWSRKHTKPETIIGPWLWATEEVSIDDGTGEETNPLIEEETMITSWFWKGDETIRVATDKEESRPDAEEEDIIGSWFWAGEEDRLKTAAEAREEDRLAAEEEAIVGSWFWARKEIIRKEAGFCNKSSPEAKEEEAIVGSSFWAEKEASMEAGASFESMPVTEEEEITVGSWFGAEKDNSIEVGPQAIEESRSRTEEEIILGSWSCAAKEVSVEAETFCAFNPEDDEIIVESWFWSEEKAINETGTVVTCETRPDNEEKAVFGSWFGAKDEANNRTDNGTNCETRTVDEEDDPIVGSWFWAGDEAHFEPNPSPVLRAICRSRCSFEQEPDASHRPQSWEEVTVQFKPGPWGRVGFPSPIPFRFPKEAASMFFEMFGGKPKHMELNPEGEEQESLLQPDQPDPEFPFQYDPSHRSVREIREHLRARESAEPESWSCSCIQCELNIGSEEFEELLLLMDKIRDPFIHEISKIAMGMRSASQFTQDFIRDSGVVSLIETLLNYSSSRVRTSFLENMIRLAPPYPNLNMIQTYVCQMCEETLSYSLDSPEQISGIRMIRHLTTTTDYHTLVAKYMSEFLSLLAMGNSRTRFHVLKILLNLSENPVMTKELLSDEAMSEFMGLFNRKETNDNIQVVLAMFENIGNNIKKEMVLFTDDDFSLEPLISASHEIEEFARELQSKTNDQYDPEAGQ